A section of the Brevundimonas sp. AJA228-03 genome encodes:
- a CDS encoding DNA translocase FtsK 4TM domain-containing protein — translation MSAALAISQRAFLSALVLWDAPFVVRFRGVLQALLATLLVVALVSWNAADPSLNAASSSPATNWLGASGAIFADLFMQSLGLAAWPAAALTIAFGLAAAIGDAIRQRLKPTPLKALSATGGVLALSAALSALAAPGAWPLQTGLGGLWGDAVIGLFGHGAHALGIPGGGIVSGVLFLVFGLWACGYAVGLRASDFGETIAWASGLHRPPLPASRPVGRRPVAEAAIAAPRAAGRATRLELPGDEDDVALLPWDEPAPEPALPAARTATEPRVAAPRPAKASKKAIDDGQVTFDFVRPQGDFDLPPLAMLARPQARVGTVDETALKQNARMLEEVLAEFGVKGVIDQIRPGPVVTLYELVPAPGVKHGRVVALSDDIARSMSARACRISVVPNRNAIGIELPNLKRETVYLRDLLASAEYGKPAHLLPLALGETIGGEPYVADLARMPHLLIAGTTGSGKSVGVNAMILSILYRLSPAECRFIMIDPKMLELSVYDGIPHLLAPVVTDPKKAVVALKWTVREMEDRYRRMSKLGVRNVASYNERAKEAQAKGEHFERTVQTGFDDQGRPVYESEKIRPEPMPYLVVVMDEMADLMLVAGKDVEGAVQRLAQMARAAGIHLIMATQRPSVDVITGTIKANFPTRISFQVTSKIDSRTILGEQGAEQLLGQGDMLYMAGGGRITRLHGPFVTDQEVEEVCKYLRSQGEPDYLDLITDDPDGDGDGAMEEGGGASSGDDLYDRAVAVVTRDRKASTSYVQRRLQIGYNRAASLIERMEQEGVVSAANHAGKRDVLAGPPPIV, via the coding sequence ATGTCCGCCGCCCTCGCCATCAGCCAGCGTGCCTTCCTGAGTGCCCTTGTCCTGTGGGACGCGCCCTTCGTGGTGCGGTTTCGCGGCGTGTTGCAGGCGCTTCTGGCCACACTTCTGGTCGTGGCCCTGGTGTCGTGGAACGCAGCCGATCCCAGCCTGAACGCCGCCTCGTCCAGCCCGGCGACCAACTGGCTGGGCGCCAGCGGCGCGATCTTCGCGGATCTGTTCATGCAGAGCCTGGGCCTGGCCGCCTGGCCCGCCGCCGCCCTGACCATCGCCTTCGGGCTGGCCGCCGCCATCGGCGATGCGATCCGCCAACGCCTGAAGCCCACGCCCCTGAAGGCCCTGTCGGCCACCGGCGGCGTCCTGGCCCTGTCCGCCGCCCTGTCCGCGCTGGCGGCCCCCGGCGCCTGGCCATTGCAGACGGGCCTCGGCGGTCTGTGGGGCGATGCGGTGATCGGCCTGTTCGGCCACGGGGCCCATGCCCTGGGCATACCGGGCGGCGGGATCGTCAGCGGCGTGCTGTTCCTGGTCTTCGGCCTGTGGGCCTGCGGTTACGCCGTGGGCCTGCGGGCGTCGGATTTCGGAGAGACGATCGCCTGGGCGTCCGGCCTGCACCGTCCCCCCCTGCCCGCGTCCCGGCCGGTCGGTCGCCGCCCGGTGGCCGAGGCCGCGATCGCCGCGCCCCGGGCCGCGGGTCGCGCCACCCGTCTCGAACTGCCCGGGGACGAGGACGACGTCGCGCTCCTGCCCTGGGACGAACCGGCGCCTGAACCCGCCCTGCCCGCGGCCCGCACGGCCACCGAGCCCCGTGTCGCCGCGCCCCGGCCGGCCAAGGCCTCGAAAAAGGCCATCGACGACGGTCAGGTCACCTTCGACTTCGTCCGGCCCCAAGGCGACTTCGATCTGCCGCCCCTGGCCATGCTGGCCAGGCCCCAGGCCCGCGTCGGCACGGTCGACGAGACGGCCCTGAAACAGAATGCCAGGATGCTGGAAGAGGTGCTGGCCGAGTTCGGGGTCAAGGGTGTCATCGACCAGATCCGCCCCGGCCCCGTGGTCACCCTGTACGAACTGGTGCCCGCGCCCGGCGTCAAGCACGGCCGCGTCGTGGCCCTGTCGGACGACATCGCCCGCAGCATGTCCGCCCGCGCCTGCCGTATCTCGGTGGTGCCGAACCGGAACGCCATCGGCATCGAATTGCCGAACCTGAAGCGCGAGACCGTCTATCTGCGCGACCTGCTGGCCAGTGCCGAATACGGCAAGCCCGCGCACCTGCTGCCGCTCGCGCTCGGCGAGACCATCGGCGGCGAGCCCTATGTCGCCGACCTTGCGCGCATGCCCCACCTGCTGATCGCGGGCACCACCGGTTCGGGCAAGTCGGTGGGGGTCAATGCCATGATCCTGTCGATCCTGTACCGGCTCAGCCCGGCAGAATGCCGCTTCATCATGATCGACCCCAAGATGCTGGAACTGTCGGTTTATGACGGCATTCCGCACCTGCTGGCCCCGGTCGTCACCGATCCGAAGAAGGCCGTCGTCGCCCTGAAATGGACCGTCCGCGAGATGGAGGACCGCTATCGCCGGATGTCCAAGCTCGGCGTGCGCAACGTCGCCAGCTACAACGAGCGGGCGAAGGAGGCCCAGGCCAAAGGCGAGCATTTCGAACGCACGGTCCAGACCGGCTTCGACGACCAGGGCCGCCCGGTCTATGAATCCGAGAAGATCCGGCCCGAGCCCATGCCCTATCTGGTCGTGGTCATGGACGAGATGGCCGACCTGATGCTGGTCGCCGGCAAGGACGTCGAGGGCGCCGTCCAGCGCCTGGCCCAGATGGCCCGCGCCGCCGGCATCCACCTGATCATGGCGACCCAGCGCCCCTCGGTCGACGTTATCACCGGCACCATCAAGGCCAACTTCCCGACCCGGATCTCCTTCCAGGTCACCTCCAAGATCGACAGCCGCACCATCCTGGGCGAACAGGGCGCCGAGCAGCTGCTGGGCCAGGGCGACATGCTCTACATGGCCGGTGGCGGGCGGATCACCCGACTGCACGGTCCGTTCGTGACGGACCAGGAGGTCGAGGAGGTCTGCAAATACCTGCGCAGCCAGGGCGAGCCGGATTACCTCGACCTGATCACCGACGATCCGGACGGGGACGGCGACGGGGCGATGGAAGAGGGCGGTGGAGCGTCTTCGGGCGACGACCTCTACGACCGGGCCGTGGCCGTGGTGACCCGCGACCGCAAGGCCTCGACCAGCTACGTCCAGCGCCGCCTGCAGATCGGCTACAACCGCGCCGCCTCCCTGATCGAGCGGATGGAACAGGAGGGCGTCGTCTCGGCCGCCAACCATGCGGGCAAGCGTGACGTCCTCGCCGGCCCGCCGCCGATCGTGTGA
- a CDS encoding outer membrane lipoprotein carrier protein LolA has product MTLSRRDLGFGLAALTAMGASLAALPAAAQSGLSAEDRATLATAQTYLQNLTSAQGTFVETGAGGQRREGRFYLQRPGRMRFEYTNPAGLLVVSDGNNVKRYDPRLNVFRQVPLGATPLSTFLARNVRLDQGVRIDRVTRMQSGAFAITARDSNRPDDGSVILAFAGSPMRLQEWTITDASGARTRTQLTTLTPASGLAASLFRLTDPTRRPGRN; this is encoded by the coding sequence ATGACCCTGTCCCGCAGAGACCTCGGCTTCGGCCTCGCCGCCCTGACGGCCATGGGGGCCTCGCTCGCCGCCCTGCCGGCCGCCGCCCAGTCGGGCCTGTCGGCCGAGGACCGCGCGACGCTGGCGACGGCCCAGACCTATCTGCAGAACCTCACCTCGGCCCAGGGGACCTTCGTCGAGACCGGCGCGGGCGGCCAGCGGCGCGAGGGTCGCTTCTATCTGCAGCGCCCGGGCAGGATGCGGTTCGAGTACACCAACCCGGCAGGCCTGCTGGTCGTCTCGGACGGCAACAACGTCAAACGCTACGACCCGCGCCTGAACGTCTTCCGGCAGGTGCCGCTGGGGGCCACGCCGCTGTCGACCTTCCTGGCCAGGAACGTCCGGCTGGACCAGGGCGTGCGCATCGATCGCGTGACCCGCATGCAGTCCGGAGCCTTCGCCATCACCGCCCGGGACTCCAACCGGCCCGACGACGGTTCGGTCATCCTGGCCTTTGCCGGCAGCCCGATGCGCCTGCAGGAGTGGACCATCACCGATGCCTCGGGCGCGCGCACGCGGACACAGCTGACCACCCTGACGCCCGCGTCTGGCCTGGCCGCCAGCCTGTTCCGCCTGACCGATCCAACCCGTCGCCCCGGGCGCAACTGA
- the xth gene encoding exodeoxyribonuclease III, whose protein sequence is MLRIATWNINSVRLRIDQVARFVTMSGTDVLCLQEIKCLEDQFPRNAFAEMGLPHLKVAGQKGWHGVAIASRHPIAPSETFQSCRLGHARCVSVQVAGVDIQNFYIPAGGDVPDRELNPKFDHKMDFYEQLTATVTAQDRSRPLLMCGDFNIAPSEFDVWNHRYMSKIVSHTPVEVETLNRLQAAGAFTDVVREAFPEPQKLASWWSYRAQDFRKSARGLRLDHIWTSPGLTPAVIPGSATIHEPVRAWEQPSDHCPITVDLDV, encoded by the coding sequence ATGCTTCGCATCGCCACCTGGAACATCAACTCCGTCCGCTTGCGTATCGACCAGGTCGCGCGCTTCGTGACGATGAGCGGCACCGACGTCCTGTGCCTCCAGGAGATCAAATGCCTGGAGGACCAGTTCCCCAGAAACGCCTTCGCCGAAATGGGCCTGCCCCATCTGAAGGTCGCGGGTCAGAAGGGCTGGCACGGCGTGGCCATCGCCAGCCGCCACCCGATCGCGCCCAGCGAGACGTTCCAGTCCTGCAGGCTGGGCCATGCGCGCTGCGTGTCCGTGCAGGTCGCGGGCGTCGACATCCAGAACTTCTACATCCCCGCCGGTGGCGACGTGCCCGACCGCGAACTGAACCCCAAGTTCGATCACAAGATGGACTTCTACGAACAGCTGACGGCCACCGTGACGGCGCAGGACCGGTCACGCCCTCTGCTGATGTGCGGCGACTTCAACATCGCGCCATCGGAGTTCGACGTCTGGAACCACCGCTATATGTCGAAGATCGTCAGCCATACGCCGGTCGAGGTGGAGACCCTGAACCGGCTGCAGGCCGCAGGCGCGTTCACCGACGTGGTCCGCGAGGCGTTTCCCGAGCCGCAGAAGCTGGCCAGCTGGTGGAGCTATCGCGCGCAGGATTTCCGCAAGTCCGCCCGTGGCCTGCGTCTGGACCACATCTGGACCTCGCCGGGCCTGACCCCTGCCGTCATCCCCGGATCGGCCACCATCCACGAACCGGTCCGCGCCTGGGAACAGCCCAGCGACCACTGCCCGATCACGGTCGATCTGGACGTCTGA
- a CDS encoding circularly permuted type 2 ATP-grasp protein: MSGHAGSDQVRPSYRTLARWLEAAPADLLQARSRQAELFFRRMGVTFAVYGDVESNERLIPFDVVPRIIGAAEWEPLEKGLKQRVTAINAFLKDIYGPQECIRAGIVPAELIFTNPHYRPEMQGRRPPGDIWTHICGVDLVRTGEDGFVVLEDNCRTPSGVSYMLENREMMMRLFPDLFAEHRIRPVETYTDMLLASLRASAPEHAGADPNIVVLTPGPYNSAYYEHSFLADKLGVELVEGGDLFVNDDIVFMRTTEGPKRVDVIYRRVDDDWIDPLTFRPDSTVGVPGLMAAYTAGNVTLSNAVGTGVADDKAVYTYMPEIIRFFSGGDPILGNVPTWRCREPAALKEVLEKLPELVVKEVGGSGGYGMLVGPASTRAEIEDFRKKLIADPDDFIAQPTLALSTAPTLDGGSLSPRHVDLRPFVLSSPAGVRVAPGGLTRVALKAGSLVVNSSQGGGTKDTWVLDD, translated from the coding sequence ATGTCAGGCCATGCCGGCTCGGATCAGGTCCGCCCCAGCTACCGGACCCTGGCCCGGTGGCTCGAGGCCGCGCCGGCCGACCTGCTGCAGGCCCGCTCGCGCCAGGCGGAGCTGTTCTTTCGCCGCATGGGCGTGACGTTCGCCGTCTATGGCGACGTCGAATCCAACGAACGCCTGATCCCCTTCGACGTGGTGCCCCGCATCATCGGCGCGGCCGAGTGGGAGCCGCTGGAAAAGGGCCTGAAGCAGCGGGTCACGGCGATCAATGCCTTTCTGAAGGACATCTATGGCCCCCAGGAGTGCATCCGCGCCGGTATCGTCCCGGCCGAGCTGATCTTCACCAATCCCCACTATCGCCCCGAGATGCAGGGCCGCCGTCCACCCGGCGACATCTGGACCCACATCTGCGGCGTCGATCTGGTCCGCACGGGCGAGGACGGGTTCGTGGTGCTGGAGGACAATTGCCGCACGCCGTCCGGTGTCTCCTACATGCTGGAGAACCGCGAGATGATGATGCGGCTGTTCCCCGACCTGTTCGCCGAGCACCGCATCCGCCCGGTCGAGACCTATACCGACATGCTGCTGGCCAGCCTCCGCGCCAGCGCGCCCGAGCACGCAGGGGCCGATCCCAACATCGTCGTCCTGACGCCCGGCCCCTACAACTCGGCCTACTACGAGCACAGCTTCCTGGCCGACAAGCTGGGGGTCGAGCTGGTCGAGGGGGGCGATCTGTTCGTCAACGACGACATCGTCTTCATGCGCACGACCGAGGGTCCGAAACGCGTCGATGTCATCTATCGCCGCGTCGACGACGACTGGATCGATCCGCTGACCTTCCGGCCTGATTCGACCGTCGGCGTGCCCGGCCTGATGGCCGCCTACACGGCCGGGAACGTGACCCTGTCGAACGCCGTGGGCACCGGCGTCGCCGATGACAAGGCGGTCTATACCTATATGCCGGAGATCATCCGCTTCTTCAGCGGCGGCGACCCGATCCTGGGCAATGTGCCCACCTGGCGCTGCCGCGAGCCGGCCGCGCTAAAGGAAGTGCTCGAAAAACTGCCCGAGCTGGTGGTCAAGGAGGTCGGCGGCTCCGGCGGCTACGGCATGCTGGTGGGTCCGGCCTCGACCAGGGCCGAGATCGAGGATTTCCGCAAGAAGCTGATCGCCGACCCCGACGACTTCATCGCCCAGCCGACCCTGGCCCTGTCCACCGCCCCGACGCTGGACGGCGGCAGTCTGTCGCCCCGCCACGTCGACCTGCGGCCGTTCGTTTTGAGCAGCCCCGCAGGCGTCCGTGTCGCGCCGGGCGGCCTGACCCGCGTGGCGCTGAAGGCCGGATCGCTGGTGGTCAACTCCAGCCAGGGCGGCGGGACCAAGGACACCTGGGTGCTGGATGATTAG
- a CDS encoding alpha-E domain-containing protein: MLSRTAESLYWTGRYMERADFLARILEAAVRLAALPARDGAAATAWASAIASAGVSRQFAASGRTPSEKSVREFLAFSPDNPSSIRACITAARTNARSVRTALTIELWEAINGAWNGLNEFGEPSKRDDFVRYLEWVKGVSLAVEGASSRTMLRNDAYWFLRLGGAIERADNTARLLDVKYHLLLPAGERVGGQLDYFQWTTLLREVSALTAYRWVYRESVRPWLVADLMVLNRQMPRSLASCQGMIVSYLDRLATDYGRRGPAQRIASARLTRFNETNIEEIFQSGLHEYILAFLSENNALAAAVHDQYLV; this comes from the coding sequence ATGCTCTCTAGAACCGCTGAATCCCTCTACTGGACCGGCCGCTACATGGAGCGGGCCGACTTCCTCGCGCGCATCCTGGAGGCGGCCGTGCGTCTGGCCGCCCTGCCTGCGCGTGACGGGGCCGCCGCCACGGCCTGGGCCAGCGCCATCGCCTCGGCGGGGGTGTCGCGCCAGTTCGCCGCCTCGGGCCGCACCCCGTCCGAGAAGTCGGTGCGCGAATTCCTGGCCTTCTCGCCCGACAATCCCTCTTCGATAAGGGCCTGCATCACCGCCGCGCGCACCAATGCCCGCTCGGTCCGCACCGCCCTGACCATCGAGCTGTGGGAAGCCATCAACGGAGCCTGGAACGGGCTGAACGAGTTCGGCGAGCCGTCGAAACGCGACGACTTCGTGCGCTATCTGGAGTGGGTGAAGGGCGTCTCGCTGGCGGTCGAGGGGGCATCGTCGCGGACGATGCTGAGGAACGACGCCTACTGGTTCCTGCGGCTGGGCGGGGCGATCGAGCGGGCCGACAACACCGCGCGGCTGCTGGACGTGAAGTATCACCTGCTGCTCCCGGCCGGGGAACGCGTCGGTGGCCAGCTCGACTATTTCCAGTGGACGACCCTGCTGCGCGAGGTCTCGGCCCTGACCGCCTATCGCTGGGTCTATCGCGAGAGCGTGCGACCCTGGCTGGTCGCGGACCTGATGGTGCTGAACCGCCAGATGCCGCGCTCGCTGGCCAGCTGCCAGGGGATGATCGTCAGCTATCTGGACCGTCTGGCCACCGACTACGGCCGTCGCGGTCCGGCCCAGCGCATCGCCTCGGCCCGGCTGACGCGGTTCAACGAGACGAATATCGAAGAGATCTTCCAGTCCGGCCTGCACGAATACATCCTGGCCTTCCTGAGCGAGAACAACGCCCTGGCTGCCGCCGTCCACGATCAGTACCTGGTGTAG
- a CDS encoding transglutaminase family protein, with amino-acid sequence MRIRIDHETRYAYDRAARFIVQVLRLTPRSTEGQQVRDWRIETDVDAHLRRSEDSFGNIVHTLYTERPTNGLMVRVTGEVATVDTGGVLRGTPERLSPLVFLRDTPLTHADAALRALAAEVGEDGDTLTRLHRLMSTIHGTVAFRVGSTTVDHTAADAYAQKQGVCQDHAQIFIAAARRMGIPARYVSGHLHRSDGVENQDAAHAWAEAWIEDLGWVGFDAANGICPTEHYVRVACGLDALGASPIRGTSYGGGRETMTVALRVRQMQQTQQQQQSQGWS; translated from the coding sequence ATGCGCATCCGGATCGACCACGAAACCCGTTACGCCTACGACCGCGCCGCGCGGTTCATCGTCCAGGTCCTGCGCCTGACACCGCGCTCGACCGAGGGCCAGCAGGTGCGCGACTGGCGCATCGAGACCGACGTCGACGCCCATCTGCGCCGCTCCGAGGACTCCTTCGGCAACATCGTCCACACCCTCTATACCGAGCGCCCCACCAACGGTCTGATGGTGCGGGTGACGGGCGAGGTCGCGACCGTCGACACCGGCGGCGTCCTGCGCGGCACGCCGGAGCGTCTGTCGCCGCTGGTCTTCCTGCGCGACACCCCCCTGACCCACGCCGATGCGGCGCTCCGGGCCCTGGCGGCCGAGGTGGGCGAGGACGGCGACACCCTGACGAGGCTGCACCGGCTGATGTCCACGATCCATGGCACGGTGGCCTTCAGGGTTGGATCGACCACGGTGGATCACACCGCCGCCGACGCCTATGCCCAGAAACAGGGCGTGTGCCAGGATCACGCGCAGATCTTCATCGCCGCCGCCCGGCGCATGGGCATTCCGGCGCGCTATGTATCGGGCCATCTGCACCGGTCCGACGGGGTCGAAAACCAGGACGCCGCCCACGCCTGGGCCGAGGCCTGGATCGAGGACCTCGGCTGGGTCGGGTTCGATGCGGCCAATGGCATCTGTCCGACCGAACACTATGTCCGCGTCGCCTGCGGCCTGGACGCGCTGGGGGCCTCGCCCATTCGCGGAACCAGCTATGGCGGCGGGCGCGAGACGATGACCGTGGCCCTGCGTGTGCGCCAGATGCAACAGACCCAGCAGCAACAGCAAAGCCAGGGCTGGTCATGA
- a CDS encoding peptidase translates to MTYCVGMLVDEGLAMIADTRTNAGVDNISSYRKLHVTEVPGDRVIGIATAGNLSVTQTALAMVAEGVRMPGHDVPETLETCPTLFRAAQLVGYCLNQVRQDLQPTVEADALKITASMLLGGQVRGGKMGLYLIYAQGNFIECGTDTPYLQIGELKYGKPILDRALRPDTPMSEAVKLGLISFDSTIRSNIAVGPPFDMIVIPRDSLHGDQRRIETDDPYFKDLGRRWSEALANAHRAMPDPPWMADAPPQRPSMTVVS, encoded by the coding sequence ATGACCTACTGCGTCGGCATGCTGGTGGATGAGGGGTTGGCGATGATCGCCGACACCCGGACGAATGCCGGTGTCGACAACATCTCGTCCTATCGAAAGCTGCATGTGACCGAGGTGCCGGGCGACCGGGTCATCGGCATCGCCACGGCCGGAAACCTGTCGGTGACCCAGACGGCCCTGGCCATGGTCGCCGAGGGCGTGCGGATGCCGGGCCACGATGTGCCCGAAACGCTGGAGACCTGCCCGACCCTGTTCCGCGCGGCCCAGCTGGTCGGCTACTGCCTGAACCAGGTCCGTCAGGACCTGCAGCCGACGGTCGAGGCCGACGCGCTGAAGATCACCGCCTCCATGCTGCTGGGCGGCCAGGTCCGGGGTGGCAAGATGGGGCTGTATCTCATCTACGCCCAGGGCAATTTCATCGAGTGCGGCACCGATACGCCCTACCTGCAGATCGGCGAGCTGAAATACGGCAAGCCCATTCTGGACCGCGCGCTACGCCCCGACACCCCGATGTCAGAGGCGGTCAAGCTGGGGCTCATCAGCTTTGATTCCACCATCCGGTCGAACATCGCCGTGGGTCCGCCGTTCGACATGATCGTGATCCCGCGCGACAGCCTGCACGGCGACCAGCGCCGGATCGAAACCGACGATCCCTATTTCAAGGACCTGGGTCGACGCTGGTCAGAGGCTCTGGCCAACGCCCACCGCGCCATGCCCGACCCGCCGTGGATGGCCGACGCGCCCCCGCAGCGCCCCTCGATGACGGTGGTCAGCTAG
- a CDS encoding YerC/YecD family TrpR-related protein — MTDTLRNTAPARAADDRDALCDAFLSLKTRAEMEAFLSDLCTPAEIRAFAERWAVARLLDQKSKSYREIAIEAGASPTTVVRVARFLREMPHQGYRLVLDRTHRSA; from the coding sequence ATGACCGACACCCTCCGCAACACCGCCCCGGCCCGGGCCGCAGACGACAGGGATGCGCTCTGCGACGCCTTTCTGTCGCTGAAGACGCGCGCGGAGATGGAGGCCTTCCTGTCGGACTTGTGCACCCCGGCCGAGATCCGCGCCTTCGCCGAACGCTGGGCTGTCGCCCGGCTGCTGGATCAGAAGTCGAAATCCTATCGAGAGATCGCGATCGAGGCCGGGGCCAGTCCCACGACCGTCGTCCGCGTCGCGCGTTTCCTGCGCGAGATGCCGCATCAGGGCTATCGCCTGGTGCTGGACAGAACCCACAGATCAGCCTGA
- the hisG gene encoding ATP phosphoribosyltransferase has product MSTVQGRLRIAVQKSGRLADRSLDLVRDAGLRVVKGANDLLYKVENYPIDLLRVRDDDIPTFVADGVCDLGIVGENVLEEGKNGGSNASIVMPLGFGRCTLKLACPPMLDYAGPASLQGLRIATSYPKILRRYLDEQGIGADIVVMRGAVEVAPRLKLASAICDLVSTGATLEANGLVAKETVFESQAVLIQSPVAPEPGLQHLLESIIERMAGVVSSQGAKYVMLNAPRSALDAITAILPGAGAPTVMPLMGRDDAVAVHAVCQEAVFWETLEKLKAAGASAILVLPIEKMM; this is encoded by the coding sequence ATGAGTACCGTCCAGGGGCGACTTCGCATCGCCGTGCAGAAATCCGGCCGTCTGGCCGACCGCAGCCTCGACCTCGTCCGGGATGCGGGCCTGCGCGTCGTGAAGGGAGCCAACGATCTGCTGTACAAGGTCGAGAACTATCCGATCGACCTGCTGCGGGTGCGCGATGACGACATCCCGACCTTCGTCGCCGACGGCGTCTGCGATCTCGGCATCGTCGGCGAGAATGTGCTGGAAGAGGGCAAGAACGGCGGATCGAACGCCTCCATCGTGATGCCGCTGGGCTTCGGCCGATGCACGCTGAAGCTCGCCTGCCCGCCCATGCTGGACTATGCGGGGCCCGCCTCGCTGCAGGGCCTGCGCATCGCCACCTCCTATCCGAAGATCCTGCGCCGCTATCTGGACGAGCAGGGCATCGGGGCCGACATCGTCGTCATGCGCGGCGCGGTCGAGGTGGCTCCCCGGCTGAAGCTCGCCTCCGCCATCTGCGACCTCGTCTCCACCGGCGCGACGCTGGAGGCCAATGGCCTCGTGGCCAAGGAGACCGTGTTCGAAAGCCAGGCCGTCCTGATCCAGTCGCCTGTCGCGCCCGAGCCCGGCCTGCAACACCTGCTGGAGTCGATCATCGAGCGGATGGCCGGCGTGGTCAGTTCGCAGGGTGCCAAATATGTGATGCTGAACGCGCCCCGTTCGGCACTGGACGCCATCACCGCCATCCTGCCCGGGGCCGGTGCCCCCACCGTCATGCCGCTGATGGGCCGCGACGACGCGGTCGCCGTCCACGCCGTGTGTCAGGAAGCGGTCTTCTGGGAAACGCTGGAGAAGCTCAAGGCGGCCGGGGCCTCGGCCATTCTGGTCCTGCCGATCGAGAAGATGATGTGA
- the hisD gene encoding histidinol dehydrogenase: protein MGTLSIKRIDWSGLDRQGRLDALARPSRRSERDVQDVVSGIFEQVALSGGLAVSQFAERIDGFRPRRIAITPEAVAAARDALPPADTRALRVAAENVHVFHQATKPEDTAFIETTPGVKSKLVWRPIGAAGIYVPGGTAPLFSSLLMQAIPAEVAGVTSRVVVTPPAKDGSVHPAMILAAAEANLDAIWLIGGAQAIAALTYGVVLDDGEIPACDKLFGPGNAYVAEAKRQAAALPNGPSVDMPAGPSELLVIADRFCDPEIAAADLLSQAEHDADAQVILVCERAATIDAILAEVEEQLTTLPRADIARASLAEARAILVSDMAEACAVSNLYGPEHLALQAEDADALVASIRAAGAVFVGRWAAETLGDYAAGPSHVLPTDGGARTLGGITTASFMTSMSVQTVTEAGAERLGPIAARLARLEGLEAHARAADLRSAG, encoded by the coding sequence ATGGGCACGCTTTCCATCAAGCGCATCGACTGGTCGGGCCTGGACCGACAGGGTCGCCTCGACGCGCTGGCCCGCCCCTCGCGCCGCAGCGAACGCGACGTGCAGGATGTCGTCAGCGGCATCTTCGAACAGGTCGCCCTCTCCGGCGGTCTGGCCGTCAGCCAGTTCGCCGAGCGGATCGACGGCTTCAGGCCCCGCCGCATCGCCATCACGCCCGAGGCCGTCGCCGCCGCCCGCGACGCCCTGCCCCCCGCCGACACCCGCGCGCTCCGGGTCGCCGCCGAGAACGTCCACGTCTTTCACCAGGCGACGAAACCGGAGGACACCGCCTTCATCGAGACCACCCCCGGCGTGAAATCGAAACTGGTCTGGCGACCCATCGGCGCGGCCGGGATCTACGTCCCCGGCGGCACGGCGCCCCTGTTCTCGTCGCTTCTGATGCAGGCCATCCCGGCCGAGGTCGCGGGCGTCACGTCCCGCGTCGTCGTCACCCCGCCGGCGAAAGACGGCAGCGTCCACCCGGCCATGATCCTGGCCGCGGCCGAGGCGAACCTCGACGCCATCTGGCTGATCGGCGGGGCCCAGGCCATCGCGGCTCTGACCTATGGCGTCGTGCTGGACGACGGCGAGATCCCGGCCTGCGACAAGCTGTTCGGCCCCGGCAATGCCTATGTCGCCGAGGCCAAGCGTCAGGCCGCCGCCCTGCCGAACGGCCCCTCGGTCGACATGCCGGCCGGACCGTCGGAGCTGCTGGTCATCGCCGACCGCTTCTGCGACCCGGAGATCGCCGCCGCCGACCTGCTGAGCCAGGCCGAGCACGACGCGGACGCCCAGGTCATCCTGGTCTGCGAACGCGCCGCCACGATCGACGCCATCCTGGCCGAGGTCGAGGAACAGCTGACCACCCTGCCCCGCGCCGACATCGCCCGCGCCTCCCTGGCGGAGGCCCGCGCCATCCTCGTGTCCGACATGGCCGAGGCCTGCGCGGTGTCCAACCTCTATGGCCCCGAACACCTGGCCCTCCAGGCCGAGGACGCGGACGCCCTGGTGGCCTCCATCCGCGCTGCCGGAGCGGTCTTCGTCGGTCGCTGGGCCGCCGAGACCCTGGGCGACTACGCCGCCGGCCCCAGCCACGTCCTGCCCACCGACGGCGGAGCCCGGACGCTCGGCGGCATCACCACCGCCAGCTTCATGACCTCCATGTCGGTCCAGACCGTGACCGAGGCCGGGGCCGAACGCCTCGGCCCCATCGCCGCCCGTCTGGCCCGGCTGGAGGGCCTGGAAGCCCACGCCCGGGCCGCCGATCTGAGGAGTGCGGGATGA